Proteins encoded together in one Lathyrus oleraceus cultivar Zhongwan6 chromosome 5, CAAS_Psat_ZW6_1.0, whole genome shotgun sequence window:
- the LOC127084923 gene encoding reactive Intermediate Deaminase A, chloroplastic, whose amino-acid sequence MASWSAAKTFNISSVNTAVINRRASWATGIGGLSVAGTAMWRSSSSKRSLPFLCSSLSTDARIKEAVHTDKAPAALGPYSQAIKANNLLFVSGVLGLVPETGKFASDDVEVQTEQILKNMGEILTSGGASYASVVKTTILLADLKDFKKVNDIYAKYFPSPAPARATYQVAALPMDAKIEIECIAAL is encoded by the exons ATGGCGTCGTGGTCTGCTGCTAAGACCTTCAACATTTCATCCGTCAACACCGCCGTCATCAACCGCCGAGCCTCATGGGCCACCGGGATCGGCGGTCTCTCAGTTGCCGGCACCGCTATGTGGCGTAGCTCTTCGTCTAAGCGCTCTCTGCCCTTCCTTTGCTCGAGCCTTTCTACTGATGCTC GGATCAAGGAAGCTGTTCACACTGATAAGGCCCCAGCGGCATTGGGACCATATTCTCAAGCAATCAAAGCCAACAACCTTCTGTTTGTGTCGGGTGTTCTTGGTCTTGTTCCCGAG ACGGGGAAGTTCGCCTCAGATGATGTTGAAGTTCAGACCGAGCAG ATTCTAAAAAATATGGGGGAGATCTTAACTTCTGGGGGTGCCAGCTACGCATCAGTTGTTAAGACAACAATTTT GTTGGCCGATTTGAAGGACTTCAAGAAAGTTAATGACATCTATGCTAAAT ACTTTCCTTCACCTGCCCCGGCTCGCGCGACTTATCAGGTAGCTGCCTTGCCGATGGATGCCAAGATTGAAATAGAGTGTATAGCAGCACTCTGA